A window of Candidatus Nitrospira allomarina genomic DNA:
ATTTTGATCACCAAAGCTTGCTTTCATGCCTGGAACTTCTTCTGCAGGAACACCCACTTTCTCAAAAATTGGTGTATCAATTGGTCCAGGGGCCAGGGCGTTCACCCGGATTTTTCTCTCAAGAAATTCAGTCGACAGGGTTCTGGCCAGATTCCGAACGGCCGCTTTGGTTGCGCCATAGACACTGGAATTGGGAAATCCTTTCTGGTCCGCGATGGACGAATTGATAATGATCGACGCTCCTTCATTCAGAAGCGGCGAGGCTTTTTGAATATTGAAGAACAGGCCTTTAAAATTGACATTGACCATCTTATCGAATGTGGCTTCATCTACGGTGTCAAATGGGCCAAAGATCGCAATGCCGGCATTGAGGAAGAGAACATCGATCCTTCCCGCAGTCCTGTGTATTTGTTGATACAAATCCGCGATGTCATTGAGATTCCCGGTATCTGATACGAAACCGGCACTTGCTCCTCCGATTTCTTTCACTGCCCCTTCCACCGCCTCCTTCCTTCTTCCCGTAATGATCACTCTGGCCCCTTCAGCCTGAAATAATTTAGCTGCGGCCAAACCAATCCCGCTATTGCCACCCGTAATGACGGCCACTTTGTCTTTGAGTCTTTGAGACATAGAAATTTTCCTTTCAAGGTAGATAGAGAGCATTCCGATCGTGTGTCACTCAAGTAAAACATTTTAGAATGAAATTTTCATCTCTCTTCCAACAACACATTGCTGAATGGTTCTGAGGTGTTTGTCATGAGACAACCCATCAGAGATCATTGTCATCTTCTTCCCATTCTCTCTTGATGGCTGCGGCTCGCTTCCGCTGTCTGGTAAATGCCCAAAAGGCCAGGAGGGTGATCGCGAGCCAAACCATTCCGGAACTGGTGGCCACAGGGATCCAGCGATTCCAAAGGGTTTGCCGACCCCAGAACTGCTCTTCTGCTTCTGTGAGTGTCATGAAGGTGGTTTGTGCAAAGGCTTCAGGAAAGGACATGCCCTGTTGGATTCTTGCCAGAATACGTTTGGGGGTATCCTGGCCTGTGTGTTCCAGGAGGTCTCGCGTAAAGGCGTAAGCTAGCACATAAGCCCGTCGGACAGAGGTCTCGTCCTTGCTGAAGAGCGTATTGAGTTCATTCAGGGAGACTTGCGTGTCTGAGACCATTGCCCAGACTAATCGGGCTCGGTCTTCCAAATCCCACCTTCGGGCGGCCATCATCGCTAATCCCTCATCAAACCATCGGGGCAAAGGCTGTTCTCCTGCCGCCCGATGGGCCAGGATATGGCTGATTTCATGCAGGAAGACTTCGTTGAGTGAATCATTCGGATAGGTCAAACTCCGGTCAGTGAGAAGCACAATTGTGGAAGTCTGACTGACTGCGTAACCTGATATCCATTCCGGCGCTTCCTGTGCAAGGGGCGATTCCTTTGGGGCCAGGATGACTCGAATGGGAAGTCCGGGATGTTCAAGTCCCATAAAGTCCATCATATGCTGAAGAGCTTGTGGGTTGCTGTCCGTCAAGTGGGCGGCTAAGGGTTCCAAGGATTCTGGGGCTTCAATGATGAATTGGGGGGAGGCGGCTCCCATCATTAGTCCGGGGCCAGCCATTATCAAAATGAGCGTCAGAAACAGGAGTTGTATTTTAATTTTTGCAAGCTTTGCAAAATGACCCTTGGATTTGCGAAATTTTTGTTGGATTCTGCAAAAACGCATTGGCTAGTCGAGGACTGAAGTTTTTTTGAGGAAAGCGTGAAGGGCTGGATGGATTTCCAAATGCCCGGCTTCAGATCTCTGCATGCAGGTGATCAAGGATGATGCGGGCGTCGGTGACGGGATCCGTGGTCATGGGCAATTGTGTCTGTTCCGTCACTTTGGTCAGCAGTCGTTGCGCGGCCGCTCTCACCGGTGGTGGAAACGTGGTTTCTGCTTGGATCTGCCGAAGGTGATGCATGGCATCTCCCTTCCAGGTTGCCAGATTTTGTTGCTCGGCCCATTGCTGGGAGGCCAGTGCGACGGCCCGTCGTGCGCACACTCTGGCCAAACCATCGTTCCCATTCTGGAGTCCCCTGGCGGCTTTGGTGAGTTCCTGTTCGATCTGTTCCGACCGACTCATGAGTCCTGAGGTACGGTGCGATTGGCGTACAGTTTTCGCCTGGTCGCAATTCGATGGATGTGGACGACATGCTCGTCCGGGTCGATGGAGTAGAGAATGCGCCAGTCTCCCACGGCGTATTGGACGAGACCGGGAAGATCCTCATGCAGGGGTTCATGTCGAAGGTTGGCGACATTCGAGGCCAACCACTTGGTCTTATCCAACAGGCGCTGGGCCATACCCTGGTCGGTTGATTGAAGGTCGTCCAGGATTGAAGGTTGATAGGTGACGCGATACCAGGCCATGTCATCTCACCACTTAAGACCCAGTCGTTCCGCGACGGTTTCTCCCGTCACCCGCTCCGGGGAATTCAATACTTGCTTTAATTGCGCGCGCACCTTGTCATCCAGAGCCAGGCCAAGATCGGGGTCGCCCAGCAGTTCACACAACCGGTCATCCACCATGCTATTAACCAGTTCTTTAAATTCTTTCTGAGAAAGGTCGGAGATTTTCATTGTAAATCCTCCATTCGGATAAATACCTGATCCTGTCATGTTTGATAGTTCTTCTACCTCATTTGATGGGGCTGAACGAAATGTAATTGGATGTTGGTCCTTTTGCCTCCACAAAAAAGTCGTCCTCTTCGAGACGCATCAGGCAAATTCTCAATTTCCGGATCGGAGCCTGGGAACTCGTCCATCAAGAAAAATTTAGAGAACGAAGTTTAGAAACTTCCAGCTTCGACAACATCATCGAGGCTGTTAATGTCCAGCCAATGTCCGACGGTGTAGAGCACCCGAATCGGATAGTTTCTTCGTAATAACTCCTGGAACAGGACGGCCATTCCTGCTTTCCTGTGATCCGGGTCGGCAAGCAGTTCGGTAAGGATCTCATGCAATTGTGTGACACCTTGAGCCGAGACTTTAAAAAACCCCATCCATACGCCATGAATCATGTCCGAAGGCACTGACCTGCCTAATTGCTTGAGATGAATCTGGGCGTTAAAGGCCTTTCGGGAATTTGGAGCGGTACATTCAGCAAATCCACCAAGCCTCGTGTAACTCGTTTTTTCCTGCCAGTGGCTATCCACAAAAATGACAAAGTCATCTTTGGTTTGCAGCAATGCCTGAGGAATGTACGTGTTAAACAAAACATCGCCATAGGACACGATGGTGTCGTGGAATCGGGCTTCTTTTGATTGAAGCGCTTTCAATAAGGAATTTAATTCTCCCGTTTCCGCGAAGGCATCGTTATCGACATAAGTCAAATTGGGAAGATTGACGGCTTCTTTTTTATACCCCCGGACCACAAGAATGTCCTTGATGCCCACACTGTTGTAGGCGTCAACGATATGAGCAAGGAGGGGAACACCACGAATATTCACCATGGTTTTTGGTTTGTCTTCGGTGAGGTCCCCTAACTCATCCCCACGGGAAGCGGCGAGGACAATAGCCGATGCGCGGTCGGCACTTTTAGGAAGGTACCGTTGCTCGGCTTCCATAAGTTCATCTGCACCTTGCAGACGAAAAACCTCAGAGACCGGCACAATGTTATCCTCAATGAATAAAAGATTTTCGTGTTCCTTCAGAACTCGGGCGGTCGTTTGCATGGTGGCGACTGCGGCGCGGAGCATGTGATTGGCCCAAATCACCATGGAAAAGCCATGCTGCCGGAACACATCAGTGGGAGTGGAATAATATTTTGTCGGCACAATCACCACGGGTGAACGATTGCTCCATTCCCGCTTAAACGACAAAATCTCATCCGGCACCGCCAGCGCACTGTGAATCAGAATGCCATCCGCCCCGGCCTGGCGATACGCCTCTGCCCGTCGCAAGGCTTCCGCCAGTCCCCATCCACAGATGAACGCTTCCACCCGGGCGATGATGCAGAAATCCGGATCGGATTGCGCATCTTTACCGGCTTTGATTTTTCCACAAAATTCTTCCATGTCGGCCATGGGCTGTGTGTCACCCTTGAGAAAGCTATTCGTCTTCGGAAACAACTTGTCTTCAATGCACACGGCCGCAATATGCCGTTGTTCGAGTTTGCGAATGAGACGTTGCATATTATTGAAGTTGCCGTATCCCGTATCTCCATCGAGGAGAATCGGAATGCGGGCCGCGTCAGACATAAATTCCAGATTGTCCAGGACCTGGGTCCAACTGGCCTCGTTGTTATCTCGCACGCCGAATTGAGCCGAAATTGAGAGTCCGCTGGCCCAGATGCCATGGAATCCTGCTTCTTCCACGATCTTGGCGCTAAGCCCATTGTGAGCCTCGCAGATAAATTCAAGCTGGGGGGACAAGAGGAGCTTTTTGAATTGCGTGGATTTTGGCGGCTGGGGTTCGCTTGGCATAATCAATAACTGTGACAGTGTTTCAGATCGTTCAATGAAGTATTAAAGTCTACATCAAGGGGAATCCTGCTGCCAAACCTTTCCGTATCTGATTGGGGAGCCGGGAAGACGTGTGGTCCTGGAATCTGTCGGATGAAGAAGTGGGAAGAATGATTGACCCCAAGGCTTGTGACAGGTTTTGAAAATGATGGGGTCAGGAAAAGGGCATGGCCACGAAACCATGCCCTTGTCCATATGAACCGTGAACAATTTATGAAGTGCGGCTGGTAATCTCAAGAAGATGATAACCAAACTGGGTTTTGACCGGGCCGTGGACCTTGCCGAGTTCCCCGCTGAACACAACCTCATCAAATTCTTTAACCATTTGACCCGGGCCGAACTCGCCCAGATCGCCACCTTGTTTGCCCGATGGACAGGTGGAATGTTCCTTCGCGGCGGCAGCAAAATCTCCACCACCCTCAATTTGTGTTTTTAAGTTTTTGCATGCTTCTTCTGTTGAAACCAAAATGTGACGGGCGCGCGCTTTCGCCATGAGCATTCTCCTTCTAGGCTAGAAAATTGGACAATGGTCCTTTTCTCATGATTGACCAGTCAAGGTCAAATTTCATGAGAATCAGCCAGCGCAGCGAGGGAAATTCTCTTGTTCATAATGATTGTGAAAGGGCGAATGTTTTGGTGATCAGGAACGGGTCAGGTGGACGAGGTCCTGTGCCGGTGGGACTGAAGGCCGGTGAAAGGGGAAAGAGTCCTGGTAGAAGAGCGCGAAATTCGCAAGAACGAGAGGCGGTAATGGAGGTGATAGATTAGTTGTCGGGATTCATCGCCAGGTAATCACAAATAAAATCCAAAACCAATTCGTCAAAATTATTGAAAATGGTTTTGACCCCGCCCGCCGTCACGACGCCCTGTTCCCAGGTGATGGCGTGTCCTGTGGAGGAGTTATGAACCAGGGCGACCAGTTGGTGGACTTCGAGGTCGATCCGACAGGCGTAACGCTTTGGGCCCAAGGGAAGAGCCGCCATATTGACATATAAATACGGCTCTCCGGGTAATTTGGCAGCTTCGAGTTCTTTGACCAGGCGAATCCCCGCCCTTTGCAATTGTGCTTCCACTCGTTTGCGCACCTCACTTCGGTTTAAAACTCCCCTCAGCTCCGGACCTAAATCCTCAACAACTACATAGATGCCATGTATCCCCCTTAGTGATTCTTTCCTCAGCATAGGATGATCGACCTCTCCGTCAATTCGTTCAAGCCCATAACAAGTGTTCTGCGTTCCCTCAGGGATTGTAGACTGATCCCCTATGCCTTGTCCTCTTTCGCCTTGCGCAAATAATCACCTAGGATTCCCCGGCTGTGTTCATCATCGTGGCAGTAGACGCAGAGGTTCTCCCAGTTCGATCCGTCCGGTGGATTGTTGTGGTGATTGCCGTCCTTATGGTGTACCGTGAGCAGATGTCTGTTCTTGAGGTCGAATTCTCTGGCGCATTTGGCACAAATGAGCCCGTGAATGTTCAGTGACTGTTCCCGATAGGAGCTGTTGCTCGAGGCCGAAGGCTTGGGTCGCAGTCCTTTGAGGATTTCGTCAATGGGTTTGTCGACGGCAGGTTTTTGGAGCCGTCGCAGTTTGTGACGACCCCGGTATGCATTCCCCATGATGTGCGTCCTTTCAAGTGATGGCGTCGTGGTGGTTTGGCGCCAGCGATGAATAGCCGCGTGATGTCAATGCCAGGATTCTCAAAGTTTTCCTGGGCTTTGTCAATGCGATTTGAACGGATATCGCGTTGAGCATGCCTGATGTGGGGGCAACCGCGGGATGAGGCCTCTCGATGGTTGGGGAGGAATCGTATGGAGTGAGGCCTGCGAGCGCTATGAGGTAAGTGTTAGTATGAGAATAAGTGCTGCGGATAGGGTTAGTCTGATGATTCCTTTTACAGGCACCCGCTTCGAGACGGGTGCTCTCACCAGGAGGGTGCCATGTTCGGTCCTATTACGCTTCCCTTTGGGGCAAAAATGTTGTTTAACACCGTCAAATTAAAGCCCGGGGTTTCCTTCGATCAGGTGGAGCTGGCCGTTGGAGAGATGTGCATGGTCGTCAAAGAAACGTATGGGGGAGACAAAGGGGGCTTCATCGCCGGACAGGTGTTCAAGTTTTCCGGTTTCGTATCTGACGAAGGGTCCTTAAGTGCATCAAAAACCGCAGATGACCATTTCGCGATTGTGACCTATTGGAGTTCATTTGAGGATCACGAAAAATCTCATGCCGATGAACTGTTCAATAAGACATTCGCGGCTTTGGCTTCCATGTGTTCTGAGACGAAAGAACTCGGCTACGATATGCTATGGCAGGGGGCAGCGAAGACTGCGTAAGCTTTTCGAAATAGAAAGATCTCCGTCACCCATCTGGCCAGGCGTCGGTCAGTTTGGCGCGTGCGTACAGAGGATGACGTCATGCCGGGACGAGAGTGCGTGAGACGGACGCGATCTGAAATCCCATGCTGATTCAGGCGCTTCCACAGCATTTTTTATACTTTTTCCCGCTGCCGCAAGGGCACGGATCGTTCCGTCCAATCTTGGCCTCGCTACGCACGACGGTCTGAACTCCAGGACTTTTTCCGTCGGTGAAATACCAGGTCCCCTTATGTTTCCGAAACTCGCTTAGTTCATGATGGATTTGAGGGCCTTCTTCGGTCTCAAATGTGGCTTTGAATTCGACGAGGCCCGCTTCGTCTTCTATTCCACCCCGTTTCGTCGCCAGAATTTCTAACCCCGTCCATTTGGTGGTTTCTGCCCACTTGCGATTGGCCTCAAGGTCAATGTCGTGTTTGGTTTTCGGGTCATGGGTCTTTTCGATGAAATCCATCTGGACTTGCGTATAGGCCGAATATCTGGCCCGCATAAGTTGTTCGGCAGTTTCTGCCTGTTTCACTCCGGTGATGAGGGGCTCACAGCATTGCTTGAAGGTCTTTCCGCTCTGACACGGACACTGCATATGCGACTCCTTTTCTAAGTGAAGGCAAATGATGATTGACTCTTGTACGTCGCGAGTGACGGAAAAGTCAAAAGGTCCGGCATCTCATTTTTCTGGAAAAATATTGGTGAGTCCCGGTGGCAGTTTTCCCGTCATTTGTCTCTGCTCGTCCCTCTCTTAAATAGCTGGTCCGTTTCTGTCGCTAAAGCCATGCGCGGAGAACATTTTTTTATGCCGCGTACTCAGATTTTGGCACCCCTATTGCGCATCATGCATGGGGCTGTTGAAAAAAGCCGCCAGCGCCGTTCTCGTCATTTTCCCGTGCTCACGTACTGGAAGTACGCTCTGCGCGCAAAAATGACTGCGGCCTTGCTGAACGAACTTTTTTGAACCGCCCCGAAGCCTCAAAAATACCACGTGCCTGTAGGTCAAGATGCCCTTGGAAATCAGTTTTATTCAACACTCCCATGCATGATTTCATCGGGAATGGGGTTTATGCTGCAGAAAAGTCATTTCTAATTTTTACTAGATTCCGGGATGTTGTTGGGGGTGAAGGCTGATGAGCGAATGGGGTCATTGAAGAATGTGTGGAAGTTATTCGTCAGTTGAGTTAGGCTTTTTTGCGAATCTGACCGGGCGTCGCTCTGATAGAAAGAAGCTTTGCGTCAAAATGATGAAATGGCGCAGGAATTTGAGCAGGCCGTAGACGTTCTTTTTATGCGAACCCGGGTTCGCATCACCGGGAGTAGTCTACGCATGACGTGTTCTCCATTTGGTAAGGCGCAGTAGCAATGATTTCATACATGGCTTTATTCCTAAAACTCATTCAGGGTTCTGGAGGAACACACATGAAACATATCAACCAAATGGTCACGACGGGCACAATCGTCCTCATGCTCGTATTGCTTGCACCCATGACCTATGGGGCGGAGACGGCCCGAGTCAGTGTCAGCACTGGAAATTTGCAGGGCAATAACAATAGTTTTCTTCCGGACCTTAATGAAAATGGCCGGTTTGTTACCTACTATTCCTTGTCGACCAATCTGGTGCCCGGTGATACCAACGGGGTACGAGATATATTCGTGTACGATCGGCAAACCCAGCAAACTACGCGCGTGAGCGTGGCGACAAACGGAGGGCAGGCCAATGGCGAGAGCCTTGAGCCGGCCATAAGCGCCAATGGGCGTTATGTGGCATTTCGGTCGGCTGCCACGAACCTGGTTCCGGGGGATACCAATGGCACCATTGATGTGTTCGTCCATGATCGACAGACAGGCATCACGAGCCGGGTCAGTGTTGCGACGGGTGGGGGACAGTCCAATAACAATAGTTTTTCACCAGTCCTGAGTGCTGACGGCAGATTTGTGGCGTTCCACTCCTTTGCGAACAACCTGGTGCCGGGCGACACCAATGGAGTGTTAGATGTGTTCGTTCATGATCGGCAAACGGGGACGACGACGCGCGTGAGTGTGGCCACAGGCGCAATCCAGGGGAATAATACCAGTCGAGCGGGGTTTCTCAGTGCAAATGGTGGTTTGGTTGCGTTTGAATCGGATGCGACTAACCTGGTCCCGGGTGATACCAATGGTGTGCGAGATCTGTTCATTCATGATCGGCAAACAAGAGTGACGGCGCGTGTGAGTGTGGCCACAGGCGGAGGGCAGGTCAATGGTGAGAGTGTGGATGCCGAATTGAGTGCGGATGGTCGCTATGTCACCTTTCAATCGGATGCGACGAATCTCGTTGCTGGCGATACCAATGGAGTGGGTGATGTGTTTGTCCATGACCGTCAAACGAACACCACCACCCGCGTGAGTGTGGCAAGTGGTGGTCTCCAAGGAGGAGGAGAGAGCTCAGAGGGGACCATCAGCGGGGATGGACGATTCGTGGCTTTTCTTTCTTTTGCTACCAATCTCGTTCCGGGCGACACGAATGGAGAGGGTGATGTGTTTGTGCATGATCGTCAGACCAACACGACCACCAGAATGAGTGTGACGACTGGAGGCGTGCAAGGCAATGATTTTAGTTGTAATCCTGCAATCAGTCAGGATGGTCGGATCGTTGGTTTTTTCTCGGATTCAACCAACCTTGTTCCGGGAGATACGAATGCAATCCGGGATATTTTTATTCATAATCGCACGGTGAATTTTGATTTGGATGGAGATGGCAAGGCTGACATCGTGTGGCGCAATATCAATAATGGCAGCACGGCCATTTGGTTTATGAATGGGACGGCAATTGCTTTCCCGAGTTTTCCTGGCGGCGTCCCTCCGGCTTGGGAGATTACCGGTATCGGCGATGTGAATGCGGATGGTAAGGCTGATGTGGTTTGGCGCAATAGCACCAGTGGTACGGTGGCGGTGTGGTTAATGAACGGGAATACCATCGCTTCGGTAGGATTCCCGGGCACGGTTCCTACTGGTTGGGTGCTTGAGCAACTTGGAGATGTGGACGGAAATGGCACGGCAGACCTGGTTTGGCGAAACATTAATAGCAAGGTGGTTGTCGTGTGGCTGATGAATGGAGCGACCATTGCCCAATCCAAATCGCTCGGTGGTGTTCCGGGTGAGTGGAAGATTGTCGGAATGGGCGATGTCAATGCCGATCGCAAAGCCGATATCATTTGGCGGAATAGCAACAGTGGGGCAGTAGCCGTATGGTTAATGAACGGTCTCTCGGTCCTGTCGATCGGAGTCCCAGGGAGTGCCAGCTTGGTTTTTGAGGTGGCTGGGGTGGGGGATGTTGATGGGAATGGGACCGCTGATGTGATCTGGCGCAATACCGGAACCGGTGGGGTGGCATTCTGGCTGATGAATGGGCTCACTCTTGGCAGCACGGGTGCCTTGGCGGGCAAGGCCTTGGAATGGGACATTGCCCAGGTCAGTGATCGGGACGGTAGCGGAAAAGTAGATTTGACCTGGTTCAATACCGATACCGGTGAGGTCGAGGTGTGGTTGATGAATGGGGTCACGGTCGGCTCAACAGGTTCACCAGGGACCACCTCTCCGAGCTGGGAGATACAATAGCAATGCCTTTGGCCTCTTTCCCTCAATTTAAAACAGAGTTACAGGTCTGGCCAAGGACTGGGGAGAAAAGTTTTCTTAACTGACTGGGTCAGGGGAAAGGAATCTCTACCTGAATGGTAAAAAGGGGTGGAAGATCACAGGGGACTGGTTTTGTCAAAGGTCAACTCCCTTCGTCGAACAATGAAAGACCCTCCTATCCGAGGAAACAGACTGTTCATCGCAAAATGGTGGGGATTGGTATGGGGAAATACAAAATGACTCATTTTTCCAGAGGCGGCAACACCACCTGTTTTCTGCAGAAACCGCTCAATGACTAGATATTTACTTCATTTTGGGAACTCATCCGTCTATAACATTTCTGCATCAGATCTGTTGAAATGAAAACTAATTGGAATATTACTGATAGGATTATCGGATTTCATATCTTGCAGGATTAAAAGGAACGAAACCCCTATGGTGAGAAACTCCCGAAAATTTGAACTGGCCAAACACCTGGCGGAAATATTAGACCGGCGTTTTACGATTCCCGGAACCTCAATTCGTATCGGGTTAGATCCGATCCTTGGGCTGATTCCAGGTGTGGGCGATGCCCTCGCAGGTCTGGCTGGATCAGTTATTCTAGTCGTGGCGGCTCAATCCCAACTTCCTAGAATCGTCCTTATCCGTATGAGTCTCAATATTGCCATTAATAGCGTGGTCGGGGCCATTCCCATTCTCGGTGATTTGTTCTCTGTCTGGTTTAAAAGTAATGTGAAAAATGTAGAGTTGTTGGAGCGATATGCTGTTGGAGATCGTCCAAGCTCCACTACAGGGGATTGGGTTTTCGTAATAGGGTTATTGTTAGTCGTGGCTTTGGTGATTGCCGGAACGGTGGTAGGAATCCTCTGGCTTCTTATGCGAATCTGGGAAATCCTGCAAGGCATGCAATAAAACTTACATTTATGACCCCGTCAGAGCGAAGGCGATGATGGGGGAGCGACGGTTCATGGGGGATCGTGGGAAATCTGCTCGCAAAACTTGAGCGAACGGCTATAGAGAATGGGACTACCCTTTACGATGTCCCTATCCACATCCATTTAAACTATTCCTGTATTTTTGAAAAACCAATCCTGTTGACTCCCTCCCGAGATGATTGGAAGGAATACATTAATTGTTGAGATTGACTTCAAGTCGCGCGCCTACCACGACGGCGTTATTCCTGCCGGGAACCGTCCCGGGATTAATGACGTATTGAAAATCCGGTTGAATGACGAGGTTTTGATTCACAAAGATGGAATACGTGCATTCCAGCGTGATCTCCGTATTTTCAACCCGTTGTCCTGCCCGCCGTTGAGACTGTTTATACTCATGGCTATTCACTGCGGCTGCCACCCCGAACGCGGTTCGGTCAATGTTTCGCCCCGGAATTAATCCCTTATAGATGAACCCG
This region includes:
- a CDS encoding SDR family oxidoreductase, which codes for MSQRLKDKVAVITGGNSGIGLAAAKLFQAEGARVIITGRRKEAVEGAVKEIGGASAGFVSDTGNLNDIADLYQQIHRTAGRIDVLFLNAGIAIFGPFDTVDEATFDKMVNVNFKGLFFNIQKASPLLNEGASIIINSSIADQKGFPNSSVYGATKAAVRNLARTLSTEFLERKIRVNALAPGPIDTPIFEKVGVPAEEVPGMKASFGDQNPMKRMGTSHEVATAALFLASDDSSYITGIDLTVDGGATQL
- a CDS encoding peptidase MA family metallohydrolase — translated: MMGAASPQFIIEAPESLEPLAAHLTDSNPQALQHMMDFMGLEHPGLPIRVILAPKESPLAQEAPEWISGYAVSQTSTIVLLTDRSLTYPNDSLNEVFLHEISHILAHRAAGEQPLPRWFDEGLAMMAARRWDLEDRARLVWAMVSDTQVSLNELNTLFSKDETSVRRAYVLAYAFTRDLLEHTGQDTPKRILARIQQGMSFPEAFAQTTFMTLTEAEEQFWGRQTLWNRWIPVATSSGMVWLAITLLAFWAFTRQRKRAAAIKREWEEDDNDL
- a CDS encoding type II toxin-antitoxin system RelE family toxin, giving the protein MAWYRVTYQPSILDDLQSTDQGMAQRLLDKTKWLASNVANLRHEPLHEDLPGLVQYAVGDWRILYSIDPDEHVVHIHRIATRRKLYANRTVPQDS
- the aepX gene encoding phosphoenolpyruvate mutase, coding for MPSEPQPPKSTQFKKLLLSPQLEFICEAHNGLSAKIVEEAGFHGIWASGLSISAQFGVRDNNEASWTQVLDNLEFMSDAARIPILLDGDTGYGNFNNMQRLIRKLEQRHIAAVCIEDKLFPKTNSFLKGDTQPMADMEEFCGKIKAGKDAQSDPDFCIIARVEAFICGWGLAEALRRAEAYRQAGADGILIHSALAVPDEILSFKREWSNRSPVVIVPTKYYSTPTDVFRQHGFSMVIWANHMLRAAVATMQTTARVLKEHENLLFIEDNIVPVSEVFRLQGADELMEAEQRYLPKSADRASAIVLAASRGDELGDLTEDKPKTMVNIRGVPLLAHIVDAYNSVGIKDILVVRGYKKEAVNLPNLTYVDNDAFAETGELNSLLKALQSKEARFHDTIVSYGDVLFNTYIPQALLQTKDDFVIFVDSHWQEKTSYTRLGGFAECTAPNSRKAFNAQIHLKQLGRSVPSDMIHGVWMGFFKVSAQGVTQLHEILTELLADPDHRKAGMAVLFQELLRRNYPIRVLYTVGHWLDINSLDDVVEAGSF
- a CDS encoding peptidylprolyl isomerase, producing MAKARARHILVSTEEACKNLKTQIEGGGDFAAAAKEHSTCPSGKQGGDLGEFGPGQMVKEFDEVVFSGELGKVHGPVKTQFGYHLLEITSRTS
- a CDS encoding YajD family HNH nuclease: MGNAYRGRHKLRRLQKPAVDKPIDEILKGLRPKPSASSNSSYREQSLNIHGLICAKCAREFDLKNRHLLTVHHKDGNHHNNPPDGSNWENLCVYCHDDEHSRGILGDYLRKAKEDKA
- a CDS encoding YchJ family protein, with the protein product MQCPCQSGKTFKQCCEPLITGVKQAETAEQLMRARYSAYTQVQMDFIEKTHDPKTKHDIDLEANRKWAETTKWTGLEILATKRGGIEDEAGLVEFKATFETEEGPQIHHELSEFRKHKGTWYFTDGKSPGVQTVVRSEAKIGRNDPCPCGSGKKYKKCCGSA
- a CDS encoding FG-GAP-like repeat-containing protein, which gives rise to MKHINQMVTTGTIVLMLVLLAPMTYGAETARVSVSTGNLQGNNNSFLPDLNENGRFVTYYSLSTNLVPGDTNGVRDIFVYDRQTQQTTRVSVATNGGQANGESLEPAISANGRYVAFRSAATNLVPGDTNGTIDVFVHDRQTGITSRVSVATGGGQSNNNSFSPVLSADGRFVAFHSFANNLVPGDTNGVLDVFVHDRQTGTTTRVSVATGAIQGNNTSRAGFLSANGGLVAFESDATNLVPGDTNGVRDLFIHDRQTRVTARVSVATGGGQVNGESVDAELSADGRYVTFQSDATNLVAGDTNGVGDVFVHDRQTNTTTRVSVASGGLQGGGESSEGTISGDGRFVAFLSFATNLVPGDTNGEGDVFVHDRQTNTTTRMSVTTGGVQGNDFSCNPAISQDGRIVGFFSDSTNLVPGDTNAIRDIFIHNRTVNFDLDGDGKADIVWRNINNGSTAIWFMNGTAIAFPSFPGGVPPAWEITGIGDVNADGKADVVWRNSTSGTVAVWLMNGNTIASVGFPGTVPTGWVLEQLGDVDGNGTADLVWRNINSKVVVVWLMNGATIAQSKSLGGVPGEWKIVGMGDVNADRKADIIWRNSNSGAVAVWLMNGLSVLSIGVPGSASLVFEVAGVGDVDGNGTADVIWRNTGTGGVAFWLMNGLTLGSTGALAGKALEWDIAQVSDRDGSGKVDLTWFNTDTGEVEVWLMNGVTVGSTGSPGTTSPSWEIQ
- a CDS encoding DUF4112 domain-containing protein; the protein is MVRNSRKFELAKHLAEILDRRFTIPGTSIRIGLDPILGLIPGVGDALAGLAGSVILVVAAQSQLPRIVLIRMSLNIAINSVVGAIPILGDLFSVWFKSNVKNVELLERYAVGDRPSSTTGDWVFVIGLLLVVALVIAGTVVGILWLLMRIWEILQGMQ